Part of the Candidatus Brocadia sinica JPN1 genome, AGTATTGCCTATACCTATACGGAACCTACTATTTTCTTTGAATATGCATATGAAATTGCAAAAATAGCCTCCGAGAGATCCGTGAAAAATCTATTTGTGACGAACGGCTATACAACACGGGAAGCCCTTGCAACAATAAAGCCGTATCTTCATGCCGCCAACGTGGATTTAAAATGCTTCTCTGATGAAACATACAAAAAACTCTGTGGCGCGCGGCTGGGAGATGTACTCGATTGCATCCGTTCCTATAAAGAGATGGGTATTTGGATAGAAATTACCACGTTGATCATTCCCGAAGTTAACGATTCAGAGCCTGAGTTGAGACAGATTGCAGCATTTATAAGGAGCGTTGGGCCTGAAATTCCGTGGCATGTAAGCCGCTTTTACCCAAGATATAGACTGATAGAAAAACCGCCAACCCCGGTGAAGACGCTCAGGATGGCCAGAGAAATTGGCCTTGAGGTGGGTTTGCGCTATGTTTATGAAGGTAACGTTCCTGGTGAGGGAGGCGAAAATACCTATTGCTATAAATGCAAAAAAGTCCTTATCAAAAGATATGGCTATCAGATCATTGAAAACAACATCGTCGATGTACGATGTCCTGCGTGTAATACAACGATTGACGGTATTGGCATGTAGTCAAAGTTAAAAGGAGATCCCATGATTATATTAAAAAAGATACTATGCCCCGTAGACCATTCGGAATGTTCGTATCTCGCCTTAAAGTACGCTATTTCTCTGGCATTAAAAGACGAGGCAAAATTATACCTTATGCATGTGATAGACACCCGTTTGTACGATACGGAAATATACAAATTTAGCCCGTATAAAATTGATGAGGTTGATATTGATATGTCCAAAATCCGTGAAGATTTGATGAAAAGTCTGCCAGAAGGCACAACGGATGTATTAGACGTAGAAACGATTATAGTAAAGGGGGTGCCGTTTCATGAGATTGTTAATGCTGCTGCAGAAATTAGCGCGGATATTATAGTGATTGGTACTCATGGTAGAACAGGACTTTCTCATGTTGTTATGGGCAGTGTAGCGGAAAAGGTGGTGAGAAAAGCCACATGTCCTGTACTTACGGTTAGAATGCCACCCC contains:
- the amrS gene encoding AmmeMemoRadiSam system radical SAM enzyme, with translation MKEAMFFEKLGDSRVKCYLCRHHCVIDDGKKGICRVRENHDGTLYSLVYRKLISENIDPIEKKPLYHFYPGSTSFSVATVGCNFRCLNCQNYEISQLPKDHEQIVGKDVAPEQIVEDALGYQCRSIAYTYTEPTIFFEYAYEIAKIASERSVKNLFVTNGYTTREALATIKPYLHAANVDLKCFSDETYKKLCGARLGDVLDCIRSYKEMGIWIEITTLIIPEVNDSEPELRQIAAFIRSVGPEIPWHVSRFYPRYRLIEKPPTPVKTLRMAREIGLEVGLRYVYEGNVPGEGGENTYCYKCKKVLIKRYGYQIIENNIVDVRCPACNTTIDGIGM
- a CDS encoding universal stress protein; this encodes MIILKKILCPVDHSECSYLALKYAISLALKDEAKLYLMHVIDTRLYDTEIYKFSPYKIDEVDIDMSKIREDLMKSLPEGTTDVLDVETIIVKGVPFHEIVNAAAEISADIIVIGTHGRTGLSHVVMGSVAEKVVRKATCPVLTVRMPPQLSATN